In Saccharomyces cerevisiae S288C chromosome V, complete sequence, one DNA window encodes the following:
- the PRO3 gene encoding pyrroline-5-carboxylate reductase (Cytosolic delta 1-pyrroline-5-carboxylate reductase; catalyzes the last step in proline biosynthesis) — MTYTLAILGCGVMGQALLSAIYNAPKAADETAAAFYPSKIITCNHDEPSAQQVTDLVETFDESPNGIKVESTYGHNVSAVEEASVVLLGTKPFLAEEVLNGVKSVIGGKLLISLAAGWTIDQLSQYTSTVCRVMTNTPAKYGYGCAVVSYSADVSKEQKPLVNELISQVGKYVELPEKNMDAATALVGSGPAFVLLMLESLMESGLKLGIPLQESKECAMKVLEGTVKMVEKSGAHPSVLKHQVCTPGGTTIAGLCVMEEKGVKSGIINGVEEAARVASQLGQKKK; from the coding sequence ATGACTTACACATTGGCAATTTTAGGCTGCGGTGTTATGGGCCAAGCACTTCTTTCCGCCATTTATAATGCTCCAAAGGCGGCTGATGAAACTGCTGCTGCATTTTACCCTTCCAAAATTATCACATGTAACCATGATGAACCTAGTGCACAACAAGTTACCGATCTAGTTGAGACATTCGACGAATCTCCTAACGGTATTAAAGTCGAAAGCACTTACGGTCACAACGTGAGCGCTGTCGAAGAAGCTTCTGTAGTTCTTCTTGGTACCAAGCCATTTTTGGCCGAAGAAGTGTTGAATGGTGTGAAGAGCGTCATTGGGGGAAAGCTACTTATTTCCCTGGCTGCTGGCTGGACAATTGACCAATTGAGTCAATACACTAGCACTGTTTGCCGTGTTATGACGAACACACCTGCCAAGTACGGATATGGTTGTGCGGTGGTGTCCTACTCAGCTGATGTTTCCAAAGAGCAAAAGCCACTGGTCAACGAATTGATTAGCCAAGTTGGTAAATACGTTGAGCTTCCAGAAAAGAACATGGATGCTGCTACGGCTTTAGTCGGTTCAGGCCCCGCTTTTGTTCTCTTGATGTTAGAATCCTTGATGGAGAGTGGGTTGAAATTGGGAATCCCATTACAAGAGAGTAAGGAGTGTGCCATGAAAGTTCTAGAAGGAACAGTGAAGATGGTTGAGAAAAGCGGTGCTCATCCATCCGTTTTAAAGCATCAAGTTTGCACACCAGGTGGTACAACTATTGCCGGGTTGTGCGtaatggaagaaaagggCGTCAAGAGCGGTATTATCAATGGTGTTGAAGAGGCAGCCCGTGTTGCGTCACAATTAGgccaaaagaagaaatag
- the GAL83 gene encoding Gal83p (One of three alternate beta-subunits of the Snf1 kinase complex; allows nuclear localization of the Snf1 kinase complex in the presence of a nonfermentable carbon source; necessary and sufficient for phosphorylation of the Mig2p transcription factor in response to alkaline stress; functionally redundant with SIP1 and SIP2 for the phosphorylation of Mig1p in response to glucose deprivation; contains a glycogen-binding domain), with the protein MAGDNPENKDASMLDVSDAASNTTINGKHSADSTNEASLAYTFSQMNVDNPNELEPQHPLRHKSSLIFNDDDDDEIPPYSNHAENGSGETFDSDDDIDASSSSSIDSNEGDIHDADMTGNTLQKMDYQPSQQPDSLQNQGFQQQQEQQQGTVEGKKGRAMMFPVDITWQQGGNKVYVTGSFTGWRKMIGLVPVPGQPGLMHVKLQLPPGTHRFRFIVDNELRFSDYLPTATDQMGNFVNYMEVSAPPDWGNEPQQHLAEKKANHVDDSKLSKRPMSARSRIALEIEKEPDDMGDGYTRFHDETPAKPNLEYTQDIPAVFTDPNVMEQYYLTLDQQQNNHQNMAWLTPPQLPPHLENVILNSYSNAQTDNTSGALPIPNHVILNHLATSSIKHNTLCVASIVRYKQKYVTQILYTPLQ; encoded by the coding sequence ATGGCTGGCGACAACCCTGAAAACAAGGATGCTTCCATGTTAGATGTCAGTGACGCAGCTAGCAACACTACGATTAATGGTAAACATAGCGCCGATTCAACTAATGAGGCTTCCCTGGCGTACACTTTTTCTCAAATGAACGTAGATAATCCTAATGAATTAGAGCCTCAGCATCCTTTAAGACATAAATCGAGTTTAATTTTTAacgacgatgatgacgatgaaatACCTCCATATTCAAACCATGCGGAAAATGGTTCTGGGGAGACCTTtgattctgatgatgatatCGATGCTAGCAGCTCGAGTAGTATCGACAGCAACGAAGGCGATATCCACGATGCAGATATGACAGGAAATACCTTGCAAAAAATGGATTATCAACCATCTCAGCAGCCTGACTCacttcaaaatcaaggcTTTCAACAGCAACAAGAACAGCAACAGGGCACTGTGGAAGGCAAGAAAGGAAGAGCTATGATGTTTCCAGTTGACATCACTTGGCAACAGGGGGGTAATAAAGTGTACGTTACTGGGTCTTTTACGGGATGGAGAAAGATGATCGGGTTAGTACCAGTCCCTGGACAGCCTGGACTTATGCATGTAAAATTACAGCTGCCTCCAGGTACTCATCGTTTCAGATTTATTGTTGACAATGAGTTAAGATTCAGTGATTATTTACCTACCGCAACCGACCAAATGGGAAACTTCGTCAACTATATGGAAGTGAGCGCACCGCCTGATTGGGGCAATGAACCTCAGCAGCATCtggctgaaaaaaaagcgaaTCATGTAGATGATAGCAAATTGAGTAAGAGACCTATGAGCGCTCGCTCGAGAATCGCATTGGAGATAGAAAAGGAACCAGATGACATGGGCGATGGTTACACTCGTTTTCACGATGAGACCCCCGCTAAACCTAATTTAGAGTACACTCAAGATATACCTGCTGTGTTCACCGACCCAAATGTAATGGAACAATATTATTTGACACTTGATCAGCAGCAAAATAATCACCAAAATATGGCCTGGTTGACTCCTCCACAACTGCCACCTCATTTAGAAAACGTCATTTTGAATAGTTACTCAAACGCGCAAACTGATAATACGTCTGGCGCCCTTCCCATTCCGAACCATGTTATATTGAACCATCTGGCGACAAGCAGTATTAAGCATAATACATTATGTGTCGCATCCATTGTTAGgtataaacaaaaatacgTGACCCAAATACTGTATACACCATTGCAATAG
- the CHO1 gene encoding CDP-diacylglycerol-serine O-phosphatidyltransferase (Phosphatidylserine synthase; functions in phospholipid biosynthesis; transcriptionally repressed by myo-inositol and choline), which yields MVESDEDFAPQEFPHTDTDVIVNEHRDENDGYASDEVGGTLSRRASSIFSINTTPLAPPNATDIQKFTSDEHHFSMMRNLHMADYITMLNGFSGFYSIVSCLRFTLTGKPHYVQRAHFFILLGMCFDFLDGRVARLRNRSSLMGQELDSLADLVSFGVAPAAIAFAIGFQTTFDVMILSFFVLCGLARLARFNVTVAQLPKDSSTGKSKYFEGLPMPTTLALVLGMAYCVRKGLIFDNIPFGIFREDQILEFHPIILVFFIHGCGMISKSLKIPKP from the coding sequence atggtTGAATCAGATGAAGATTTCGCACCTCAAGAATTCCCACACACGGACACAGACGTTATCGTAAATGAACACAGAGACGAAAATGACGGGTATGCCTCAGATGAAGTTGGTGGCACATTAAGCAGAAGGGCCTCAAGTATATTTTCTATAAATACAACTCCATTGGCCCCCCCTAATGCTACTGATatccaaaaatttacaaGTGACGAACATCATTTCAGCATGATGAGGAATTTGCATATGGCAGATTACATTACTATGCTGAATGGATTTTCTGGGTTTTACTCTATTGTAAGTTGTCTGAGATTTACGCTTACAGGTAAACCTCATTACGTCCAGCGTGcccatttctttattttattgGGTATGTGTTTCGATTTCCTTGACGGGAGAGTAGCACGTCTGAGAAATAGGTCTTCCTTAATGGGTCAAGAACTGGACTCTTTGGCCGACTTGGTTTCCTTTGGTGTGGCTCCGGCTGCAATTGCTTTTGCCATTGGATTTCAAACTACATTCGATGTCATGattttatctttctttGTCCTTTGCGGCTTAGCGAGATTAGCAAGGTTTAATGTCACCGTTGCTCAATTACCCAAAGATTCTAGCACAGGTAAATCTAAATATTTTGAGGGATTGCCTATGCCAACCACTCTAGCTTTGGTGTTGGGTATGGCATATTGTGTCAGAAAGGGTTTAATTTTTGATAACATCCCATTCGGCATTTTTAGAGAAGACCAAATATTGGAATTTCATCCAATTATTCTAGTATTTTTTATCCATGGGTGTGGAATGATTTCGAAGAGCTTGAAAATTCCAAAGCCATAG
- the YAT2 gene encoding carnitine O-acetyltransferase YAT2 (Carnitine acetyltransferase; has similarity to Yat1p, which is a carnitine acetyltransferase associated with the mitochondrial outer membrane) encodes MSSGSTIVSSDKSGRTFKHEEELPKLPLPKLCDTLQRLKESLEPLYYADGYYQHPLDPEQIEKLSSIIRDFEENPVSEKLQSKLQSYHDTRDCYLDELHLDINNQTSTREIQDDVLPRNPFLVLADDALPNITQADRSAVLVHSAARFISALKQDLLPPDINATNGKPLSMAPFLNLFGTTRSPVFQRGEVENFDLNKPYTASDLEDPDYSSDEDDNDEPTQKDFDDRKRKHEEDIFTGNGITIKRHPDSKHILIISRGQYYTLEVLDSTNKIIYTAAELTTIFNHIIKDSSGIEKSTALGSLTSHSFRNWKYARKRLQKRYPNELHRIDSALFVLVLDESQEETTNDGDDTADISQMFNRTITERDKKCTSANCKRVFYGTSIINSKGHQVGSCVSRWYDKLQLVVTADAKATVIWDSFTCDGSVVLRFTSEIYTESVLRLARDVNAGDPQFSLWPNVTQMDPETKKLMTATISADGGGPSEIDPKLVVNKIDWSFSNILNTHVHLSETKLADLISKYDIVRASIPLGRRSAQRLGVKPDSMVQVALQIAHYALYGRMVFGLEPVSTRGFKNSRSSFINIQSQALLELCQLFISSSIDGTDKLDKFIQTCETHNNMVKHAKSGVGYEKHFNALKYLFKFHDHFGIHLSGDESSAAKDLFENPLVLPFSQPELIVANCGNAATTTFGITPAVPHGFGIGYIIKDDQVDLTVTSQFRQGDRLMFMLSWVLGEIRSYWRMSRGTSHNKTGVKISPVVDKLYEMDNAVNNPPKRNGHTVNGSRKTSSSSQVNLNRYGGFFDLEGHIDSRNISKTPSMKNLQKTFNGLTMSADNDHSSSAVSVPTEKEKLNTGHEILQIQPREVASNGLEADDETDIEIVAGNADGTSSSASSATSLNSKKRNVINSRFDIDFDRSRVGRKVATLDQ; translated from the coding sequence ATGTCAAGCGGCAGTACTATTGTTTCGTCTGACAAGTCGGGGCGAACATTTAAGCATGAGGAAGAACTACCCAAGTTACCATTACCTAAACTCTGTGACACTTTGCAGCGTCTGAAGGAGAGTTTAGAGCCATTGTATTATGCTGATGGTTACTATCAACATCCTTTAGATCCAGAACAAAttgagaagctgtcatccATAATAAGagattttgaagagaaTCCCGTAAGTGAGAAGCTGCAATCTAAACTACAGAGCTACCATGACACTAGGGATTGCTACCTTGATGAATTACACTTAGACATCAATAACCAGACCTCCACTAGGGAGATTCAGGACGATGTCCTACCCAGGAATCCCTTCTTGGTTCTCGCAGATGACGCTTTGCCAAACATCACTCAAGCTGATAGGTCAGCCGTCCTAGTGCACTCTGCGGCCAGGTTTATTTCTGCTTTGAAACAAGATTTGTTGCCACCAGATATCAATGCCACCAATGGCAAACCACTGTCAATGGCTCCATTTCTGAACTTGTTCGGTACTACTCGTAGTCCTGTTTTTCAGCGCGGTGAggttgaaaattttgatttgaacAAACCTTACACAGCATCTGATTTAGAAGACCCTGATTATTCAAGCGATGAGGACGATAACGACGAACCCACCCAAAAAGACTTTGATGACcgtaaaagaaaacacGAAGAAGACATATTCACTGGCAATGGTATAACTATAAAAAGACATCCGGATAGCAAACACATCTTGATCATCTCCAGGGGCCAATACTATACACTGGAAGTACTTGATTCGACgaataaaattatataCACTGCTGCAGAATTAACCACAATTTTCAACCATATAATAAAAGATTCTTCTGgcattgaaaaatcaaCTGCGTTAGGTAGTTTGACCTCTCACTCTTTTAGAAACTGGAAATATGCAAGGAAGAGACTACAGAAAAGGTATCCTAATGAATTACATCGCATAGACTCTGCTCTGTTCGTGTTAGTGCTGGACGAATCACAAGAAGAAACTACCAATGATGGCGATGATACCGCTGATATCAGTCAAATGTTTAACAGGACTATCACTGAGCGAGACAAGAAATGTACTTCCGCCAATTGTAAGAGAGTGTTTTACGGTACTTCTATAATAAATAGCAAAGGCCATCAAGTGGGTTCATGTGTTTCTCGTTGGTATGATAAATTACAGTTAGTTGTCACTGCAGATGCAAAAGCCACAGTGATTTGGGATTCCTTCACATGTGACGGGTCAGTCGTGCTTCGGTTTACTTCTGAAATTTATACAGAATCAGTCTTGAGATTAGCTAGAGACGTTAACGCCGGTGACCCACAGTTTTCACTCTGGCCTAACGTGACACAAATGGATCCTGAAACTAAAAAACTGATGACGGCGACCATAAGTGCCGACGGCGGAGGCCCTTCTGAAATTGACCCTAAGTTGGTTGTAAATAAAATCGATTGGTCTTTCAGTAACATCCTGAACACACATGTCCATTTGTCAGAAACCAAACTAGCTGATCTGATTTCCAAGTATGATATTGTTCGCGCTTCTATTCCATTGGGCAGAAGGTCAGCTCAAAGATTAGGAGTCAAGCCCGATTCGATGGTTCAAGTAGCTTTACAAATAGCTCACTATGCTTTGTATGGAAGAATGGTGTTTGGATTAGAACCAGTATCCACACGTGGTTTCAAAAACTCGAGATCATCTTTTATTAACATTCAAAGTCAAGCGCTGTTGGAACTATGTCAATTGTTTATTTCTAGCTCCATTGATGGGACAGATAAATTAGACAAATTTATCCAAACCTGCGAAACACATAATAACATGGTTAAACATGCAAAGTCTGGGGTAGGTTATGAAAAACACTTCAATGCATTGAAATATCTCTTCAAATTTCATGACCATTTTGGTATCCACTTAAGTGGTGATGAATCATCTGCTGCGAAAGATCTTTTCGAAAATCCACTTGTTTTACCTTTCTCACAGCCTGAGTTGATTGTTGCCAACTGTGGTAATGCTGCTACCACGACATTTGGTATAACTCCTGCTGTACCTCATGGCTTTGGAATAGGGTACATCATTAAAGATGATCAAGTAGATTTGACCGTGACATCGCAATTTCGACAGGGTGACAGGTTAATGTTTATGTTAAGTTGGGTGTTAGGCGAAATTCGTTCCTACTGGAGGATGTCACGCGGCACTTCTCATAATAAAACTGGCGTGAAGATCAGTCCAGTGGTCGATAAATTGTATGAAATGGACAATGCAGTCAATAATCCTCCGAAACGTAACGGCCATACAGTCAATGGCTCCCGCAAaacatcttcttcatcacaGGTAAATTTGAACAGGTATGGCGGGTTTTTCGATTTGGAAGGCCACATTGACAGTAGGAATATATCTAAAACACCATCGATGAAGAATTTGCAGAAAACCTTCAATGGCTTGACCATGAGCGCAGACAATGATCATTCAAGTTCCGCAGTTTCCGTTCCCacagaaaaggaaaaattaaatacaGGCCATGAAATTTTACAGATCCAACCGCGGGAAGTGGCAAGTAATGGGTTGGAAGCAGATGATGAGACAGATATTGAAATAGTTGCTGGCAATGCTGATGGCACATCCTCTTCGGCATCTTCAGCTACATCTCTAAATTCCAAGAAACGTAACGTCATCAACTCAAGATTCgatattgattttgacCGCAGTCGTGTGGGTAGAAAGGTGGCGACCTTAGATCAATAA
- the GCD11 gene encoding translation initiation factor eIF2 subunit gamma (Gamma subunit of the translation initiation factor eIF2; involved in the identification of the start codon; binds GTP when forming the ternary complex with GTP and tRNAi-Met; mutations in human ortholog cause X-linked intellectual disability (XLID) syndrome), translating into MSDLQDQEPSIIINGNLEPVGEPDIVEETEVVAQETQETQDADKPKKKVAFTGLEEDGETEEEKRKREFEEGGGLPEQPLNPDFSKLNPLSAEIINRQATINIGTIGHVAHGKSTVVRAISGVQTVRFKDELERNITIKLGYANAKIYKCQEPTCPEPDCYRSFKSDKEISPKCQRPGCPGRYKLVRHVSFVDCPGHDILMSTMLSGAAVMDAALLLIAGNESCPQPQTSEHLAAIEIMKLKHVIILQNKVDLMREESALEHQKSILKFIRGTIADGAPIVPISAQLKYNIDAVNEFIVKTIPVPPRDFMISPRLIVIRSFDVNKPGAEIEDLKGGVAGGSILNGVFKLGDEIEIRPGIVTKDDKGKIQCKPIFSNIVSLFAEQNDLKFAVPGGLIGVGTKVDPTLCRADRLVGQVVGAKGHLPNIYTDIEINYFLLRRLLGVKTDGQKQAKVRKLEPNEVLMVNIGSTATGARVVAVKADMARLQLTSPACTEINEKIALSRRIEKHWRLIGWATIKKGTTLEPIA; encoded by the coding sequence ATGAGTGACTTACAAGACCAAGAACCTAGCATTATTATCAACGGTAATTTGGAACCAGTTGGTGAACCAGATATCGTTGAAGAAACGGAAGTTGTAGCTCAAGAAACACAAGAAACACAAGATGCTGATAAgccaaagaagaaagtcGCCTTCACTGGCTTGGAAGAAGACGGGGaaactgaagaagaaaaaaggaaaagggaatttgaagaaggtgGTGGTTTGCCCGAACAACCATTAAACCctgatttttcaaaattaaaccCACTATCCGCCGAAATTATCAACAGGCAAGCTACAATAAACATCGGTACCATCGGTCATGTCGCCCACGGTAAATCCACAGTAGTTAGGGCTATTTCAGGTGTCCAAACAGTCCGTTTTAAGGATGAATTAGAACGTAACATTACTATTAAGTTAGGTTACGCTAATGCTAAAATTTATAAATGTCAAGAGCCTACATGTCCCGAACCTGATTGTTATAGATCATTCAAATCTGATAAAGAAATCAGTCCTAAATGTCAAAGACCAGGTTGTCCGGGGCGTTACAAATTGGTCCGTCACGTTTCTTTTGTTGACTGTCCCGGTCACGATATCTTAATGAGTACTATGTTATCAGGTGCTGCTGTTATGGATGCTGCGTTACTGTTGATTGCAGGTAATGAATCTTGTCCACAACCTCAAACCTCAGAGCATTTAGCTGCCATTGAAATCATGAAATTAAAGCACGTCATCATCTTACAGAATAAGGTCGATTTAATGCGTGAAGAAAGTGCCTTAGAACACCAAAAATCCATCTTGAAGTTCATCAGAGGTACCATTGCTGACGGTGCTCCTATTGTACCAATATCCGCTCAGTTGAAGTATAACATCGACGCAGTTAATGAATTTATTGTCAAGACTATTCCCGTACCACCAAGAGATTTTATGATTTCTCCAAGGTTAATTGTTATTCGTTCATTTGATGTTAATAAGCCAGGTGCTGAAATCGAGGACCTGAAAGGTGGTGTTGCCGGTGGTTCTATTTTGAATggtgttttcaaattagGTGATGAAATTGAGATTAGACCAGGTATTGTCACCAAGGATGATAAGGGTAAAATTCAATGTAAACCAATCTTTTCTAACATTGTCTCCTTATTTGCCGAACAAAATGACTTGAAGTTTGCTGTTCCCGGTGGTCTGATTGGTGTTGGTACTAAAGTTGATCCTACCTTGTGTAGAGCTGATCGTCTTGTCGGTCAAGTCGTCGGTGCTAAGGGTCATTTGCCAAACATTTATACTGATATCGAAATCAACTACTTTTTGCTACGTCGTCTATTAGGTGTCAAAACAGATGGTCAAAAGCAAGCCAAAGTCAGAAAATTAGAGCCAAATGAAGTTCTTATGGTCAACATTGGTTCTACCGCTACGGGGGCTCGTGTGGTTGCCGTTAAAGCTGATATGGCAAGATTACAGTTAACGTCGCCCGCTTGTACTGAAATTAACGAGAAGATTGCTTTGTCGAGACGTATCGAAAAGCATTGGCGTTTGATTGGTTGGGCAACCATTAAAAAGGGTACTACATTGGAACCCATCGCTTAA